The following are encoded together in the Arthrobacter sp. Y-9 genome:
- a CDS encoding MFS transporter, which yields MNFARYKELLAEREVRWLLLVGMIARIPHSASGILLTLHIVLTLGKGFAEAGVAAALFTIGIAVGAPWRGRRVDVAGLRVALIPSIISEAVIWTVIPHVSYEWILPLALVGGAFSLPIFSVIRQSLGVLVHGERMRTAYALDSIATELVFMIGPAAAAVLATTWSTVWGLTLVGWLTALAGLFLVWMNPPTRREGVATADEEQEQRAAECEAAEHAVADTAAGNPQGAAGELLEVATRPPGPAVAERENARRRLVKSFSWISGALVAVFLTAAGAGLVLSGTDVSIVGLLRQHGNEAELGIVFFFWCASSMVGGILYGAMKRKVSPMLLLLAMAVLTIPMGFAQDTWSLALLSNLPGLLCAPVLSSASEYVADLVDEDRRGEAMGWYGSFLTAGTALGSPMTGLFIDRIGPWSGFVAIGVAGVLLVVVATVARVVRRRLASV from the coding sequence GTGAACTTCGCACGCTACAAGGAGCTCCTGGCTGAACGGGAGGTCCGCTGGCTGCTGCTCGTGGGGATGATCGCGAGGATTCCGCATTCCGCGTCGGGCATCCTGCTCACCCTGCACATCGTGCTGACCCTCGGGAAGGGTTTCGCCGAGGCGGGGGTCGCGGCGGCGCTGTTCACCATCGGCATCGCGGTCGGGGCTCCATGGCGCGGCCGCCGGGTGGACGTCGCGGGACTCCGCGTCGCCCTGATCCCGTCGATCATCTCGGAAGCCGTCATCTGGACCGTCATCCCGCATGTGTCCTACGAATGGATCCTCCCGCTCGCCCTGGTGGGCGGGGCCTTCAGCCTGCCGATCTTCAGCGTGATCCGTCAGTCGCTGGGTGTCCTGGTGCACGGAGAGCGGATGCGCACCGCCTATGCGCTCGACTCGATCGCCACGGAACTCGTCTTCATGATCGGCCCGGCCGCCGCCGCGGTGCTGGCCACCACCTGGTCCACCGTGTGGGGTCTGACCCTGGTCGGCTGGCTGACGGCCCTTGCCGGCCTGTTCCTGGTCTGGATGAACCCGCCCACCCGTCGCGAGGGAGTGGCGACGGCGGACGAGGAGCAGGAGCAGCGCGCCGCGGAGTGCGAAGCGGCCGAGCACGCGGTGGCCGACACCGCGGCCGGCAATCCTCAGGGCGCGGCGGGCGAACTGCTGGAAGTGGCCACCCGTCCTCCGGGGCCGGCCGTGGCGGAGCGAGAGAACGCGCGGCGCCGACTGGTGAAGTCGTTCTCCTGGATCAGTGGCGCCCTCGTGGCCGTGTTCCTGACGGCCGCCGGCGCGGGGCTCGTACTGAGCGGCACCGACGTGTCGATCGTCGGCCTCCTGCGCCAGCATGGCAACGAGGCCGAGCTGGGGATCGTGTTCTTCTTCTGGTGCGCGTCCTCGATGGTGGGCGGCATCCTCTACGGGGCCATGAAGCGCAAGGTCTCGCCCATGCTGCTGCTCCTGGCGATGGCCGTGCTGACCATCCCGATGGGCTTCGCGCAGGACACCTGGTCCCTGGCGCTGCTCTCCAACCTGCCCGGCCTGCTCTGCGCCCCGGTGCTGTCCTCCGCCTCGGAGTACGTGGCCGATCTGGTGGACGAGGACCGGCGCGGCGAGGCCATGGGCTGGTACGGCTCGTTCCTCACCGCCGGCACCGCCCTGGGTTCGCCGATGACGGGTCTCTTCATCGATCGCATCGGGCCATGGTCGGGATTCGTGGCGATCGGCGTGGCCGGGGTGCTCCTCGTCGTCGTGGCGACGGTGGCCCGCGTCGTCCGCCGACGGCTCGCCTCGGTCTGA
- the rpmI gene encoding 50S ribosomal protein L35 — MPKMKTHSGAKKRFKLTGSGKLKRQQANRRHYLEHKPSTLTRRLAGDRIVAKGDAKVIKKMLGL; from the coding sequence ATGCCGAAGATGAAGACCCACAGTGGTGCCAAGAAGCGCTTCAAGCTGACCGGTAGCGGCAAGCTCAAGCGCCAGCAGGCCAACCGCCGCCACTACCTGGAGCACAAGCCCAGCACCCTGACCCGCCGCCTGGCCGGCGACCGCATCGTCGCCAAGGGCGATGCCAAGGTCATCAAGAAGATGCTGGGCCTCTAA
- a CDS encoding RNA methyltransferase: MSFSERPQAAIMSNPRADRVRDVARLAGRSARSRQGLFLAEGPQSVREALVAHRERLSRGEEGLVTELYASQACLDRYPELAAGAEGVRTRIATDEVLAAMADTVNPQGIVAVCRFLHRPLDEVLDAGPRLLAVLCQVRDPGNAGTVLRAADAAGADAVIYSGSSVDIYNPKAVRSTAGSLFHLPVVTGVDVADLAARCAERGIGILAADGYGTLDLDELQDASAARRLGASGSAAPDGEQAPSYDLASPTAWFFGNEAQGLAPEELALSDHRVAVPVYGSAESLNLGTAATVCLYASARAQRR; encoded by the coding sequence GTGAGCTTTTCCGAGCGCCCCCAAGCCGCCATCATGTCCAATCCCCGGGCCGACCGGGTGAGAGACGTGGCCCGGCTTGCGGGGCGCTCGGCGCGTTCCCGGCAGGGTCTGTTCCTCGCCGAAGGACCGCAGTCCGTGCGTGAAGCCCTCGTGGCCCACCGCGAACGCCTGTCCCGGGGGGAGGAGGGGCTGGTCACCGAGCTGTACGCCAGCCAGGCCTGTCTCGACCGCTACCCGGAACTCGCCGCCGGCGCCGAAGGGGTCCGGACCAGGATCGCCACGGACGAGGTGCTGGCCGCCATGGCCGACACCGTCAATCCCCAGGGCATCGTGGCCGTCTGCCGCTTTCTGCACCGCCCCCTGGACGAAGTGCTCGACGCCGGCCCGCGCCTTCTCGCGGTGCTGTGCCAGGTGCGGGATCCCGGCAATGCCGGCACCGTGCTGCGGGCCGCGGACGCCGCGGGTGCGGACGCCGTGATTTACTCCGGCTCCAGCGTCGACATCTACAACCCCAAGGCCGTGCGCTCCACCGCCGGCTCACTCTTCCACCTCCCCGTGGTGACCGGCGTCGATGTCGCGGACCTCGCGGCGCGCTGTGCGGAGCGGGGGATCGGGATCCTCGCAGCAGACGGGTACGGCACGCTCGATCTGGACGAGCTCCAGGACGCCAGTGCGGCTCGCCGCCTCGGAGCGTCCGGTTCCGCTGCCCCGGACGGTGAGCAGGCGCCGTCGTACGACCTGGCGTCACCCACCGCCTGGTTCTTCGGCAATGAGGCTCAGGGCCTCGCCCCGGAGGAACTCGCACTGAGCGATCACCGCGTGGCCGTTCCGGTCTACGGCTCGGCGGAAAGCCTGAATCTCGGCACGGCCGCGACCGTCTGCCTCTACGCCAGCGCCCGCGCACAGCGCCGCTGA
- the rplT gene encoding 50S ribosomal protein L20, whose product MARVKRAVNAHKKRRVVLERAKGYRGQRSRLYRKAKEQLLHSFVYSYGDRRKRKGDFRRLWIQRINAASRANGLTYNRLIQGLKAAEVEVDRRMLAELAVSDAATFAALVKLAKDALPADTSAPKN is encoded by the coding sequence GTGGCACGTGTGAAGCGGGCGGTCAACGCCCACAAGAAGCGTCGGGTTGTTCTTGAGCGCGCCAAGGGTTACCGCGGCCAGCGGTCCCGCCTGTACCGTAAGGCCAAGGAGCAGCTGCTCCACTCGTTCGTTTACAGCTACGGCGACCGCCGCAAGCGCAAGGGTGACTTCCGTCGCCTGTGGATCCAGCGCATCAACGCTGCGTCCCGCGCCAACGGCCTGACCTACAACCGTCTGATCCAGGGCCTCAAGGCCGCCGAGGTCGAGGTTGACCGCCGTATGCTCGCCGAGCTGGCCGTGTCCGACGCCGCCACCTTCGCCGCTCTGGTGAAGCTCGCCAAGGACGCCCTGCCGGCTGACACCTCCGCCCCGAAGAACTAG
- a CDS encoding (deoxy)nucleoside triphosphate pyrophosphohydrolase, with the protein MTIAPRLVVGAAVLDSLTQPRSLLCARRSAPESLAGLWEFPGGKVEPGEEPEAALHRELREELGISVELGPEVLSGADHGWVLNEKATMRVWLAEVSEGAPQALEDHDELRWVPLEEGALHALPWIPADFPIVDAVLRRANGS; encoded by the coding sequence ATGACTATCGCACCTCGCCTCGTGGTCGGCGCCGCCGTCCTGGATTCCCTCACCCAGCCCCGTTCGCTGCTCTGCGCCCGGCGCAGCGCCCCCGAAAGCCTGGCAGGGCTCTGGGAGTTCCCCGGCGGAAAGGTCGAACCCGGTGAGGAACCGGAGGCGGCTCTGCACCGCGAACTCCGGGAAGAGCTCGGTATTTCGGTGGAGCTGGGACCCGAAGTCCTGTCCGGTGCCGACCACGGCTGGGTGCTCAACGAAAAGGCGACCATGAGGGTGTGGCTCGCAGAGGTGAGTGAGGGCGCCCCGCAGGCGCTCGAGGACCACGACGAGTTGCGCTGGGTCCCCCTAGAAGAGGGCGCCCTGCACGCCCTGCCGTGGATTCCGGCGGACTTCCCGATCGTGGACGCCGTCCTCCGCCGGGCGAACGGTTCCTGA
- a CDS encoding SseB family protein: protein MTERRELPGHIAAALAGAGGPTDSAGRPWAGRSLAGEDSHIHNFENDDGEANPGLTTALNALRAGTGGEDGVLDALATSRVFIPIVAQLAEEGEGHDGLHADKQADMAMVTMQAPDGRIAMPVFSSVRALEAWHPEARPVAAYAARAALSAVSEKAQLLVLDPGSDFTFVVRRAPLWALAQQKPWMPSYLDPDVAEAFRASAVGHPEVGDIQVRRGSGVAARDARGEEVPGGGLGPELCVILALKPGLESAQVSAVVSALQQSWAGNETLAEGVDSIEVKVTLHQA, encoded by the coding sequence ATGACGGAACGTCGCGAACTTCCCGGTCACATCGCCGCGGCTCTCGCCGGGGCGGGCGGTCCGACCGACTCCGCGGGTCGCCCCTGGGCCGGCCGCTCGCTGGCCGGTGAGGACTCCCACATCCACAACTTCGAGAACGACGACGGCGAGGCGAACCCCGGTCTGACGACGGCGCTCAACGCCCTGCGCGCCGGAACGGGGGGAGAGGACGGCGTCCTCGACGCCTTGGCGACCTCCCGGGTGTTCATCCCGATCGTGGCTCAGCTGGCCGAGGAGGGCGAAGGGCACGACGGCCTGCACGCCGACAAGCAGGCCGACATGGCCATGGTCACCATGCAGGCCCCGGACGGTCGGATCGCCATGCCCGTCTTCAGTTCGGTGCGCGCGCTCGAGGCCTGGCACCCCGAGGCCCGTCCCGTGGCCGCCTACGCCGCCCGCGCGGCGCTGTCGGCGGTGTCGGAGAAGGCGCAGCTGCTCGTGCTCGACCCCGGCAGCGACTTCACCTTCGTGGTACGCCGGGCCCCGCTGTGGGCGCTGGCTCAGCAGAAGCCGTGGATGCCGTCCTACCTGGACCCTGATGTCGCCGAGGCGTTCCGCGCCAGTGCCGTGGGGCATCCGGAGGTCGGGGACATCCAGGTGCGCCGGGGCTCCGGCGTCGCCGCCCGTGACGCGCGCGGGGAAGAGGTCCCCGGCGGCGGCCTCGGACCGGAGCTGTGCGTGATCCTCGCGCTGAAGCCCGGACTGGAATCGGCCCAGGTCAGTGCAGTGGTGTCCGCTTTACAGCAGAGCTGGGCGGGAAATGAAACACTTGCTGAGGGTGTTGATTCGATCGAGGTCAAAGTCACCCTCCATCAAGCCTGA
- the hisH gene encoding imidazole glycerol phosphate synthase subunit HisH produces the protein MSEQENTTGPAQSLEDGAVRDAHTGRKPESPEGKPTVTVLDYGSGNVRSAVRALEAAGAQVTLSARPEDVLNADGLVVPGVGAFATVMKELKDVDAIRLIGRRVAGGRPVLAICVGLQVLFEKGVEHGVEAEGMGEWPGTVELLPASVVPHMGWNTVKAPEGSLLFEGVEDERFYFVHSYGVQTWDFDVTQPHMAPPKVTWSEHGAPFIAAVENGPLSATQFHPEKSGEAGARLLRNWVGSLRKGRAASSTGSVATPEAGADS, from the coding sequence GTGAGCGAGCAGGAGAACACGACGGGTCCCGCCCAGTCCCTCGAGGACGGCGCGGTCCGCGACGCCCACACCGGCCGGAAGCCGGAGAGTCCGGAGGGGAAACCGACCGTCACCGTGCTGGACTACGGTTCCGGCAATGTGCGGTCCGCGGTGCGCGCCCTCGAGGCCGCCGGCGCCCAGGTGACCCTGAGCGCCCGGCCCGAGGACGTCCTGAACGCGGACGGCCTGGTCGTCCCCGGCGTCGGCGCTTTCGCGACCGTCATGAAGGAACTCAAAGACGTCGATGCGATCCGTCTGATCGGCCGTCGCGTGGCCGGTGGACGTCCGGTGCTGGCCATCTGCGTCGGTCTCCAGGTGCTCTTCGAGAAGGGCGTGGAGCACGGTGTGGAAGCCGAGGGCATGGGCGAATGGCCCGGCACGGTGGAACTGCTGCCGGCCTCCGTGGTGCCCCACATGGGCTGGAACACCGTCAAGGCCCCCGAAGGAAGCCTCCTGTTCGAGGGTGTGGAGGACGAGCGGTTCTACTTCGTGCACTCCTACGGTGTGCAGACCTGGGACTTCGACGTCACGCAGCCGCACATGGCCCCGCCGAAGGTCACCTGGTCCGAGCACGGCGCTCCGTTCATCGCCGCGGTGGAGAACGGTCCGCTGAGCGCCACCCAGTTCCACCCGGAGAAGTCCGGGGAGGCCGGGGCACGGCTGCTCCGCAATTGGGTCGGCTCTCTGCGCAAGGGTCGCGCCGCTTCCTCCACGGGGTCCGTGGCGACCCCGGAAGCGGGTGCGGATTCCTGA
- a CDS encoding cation diffusion facilitator family transporter translates to MSASGGNKAVVAALSANLAIAAMKFVAYAFTLSSSMLAEAIHSVADSGNQLLLLLGGKRAKRAADAEHPFGYGRERYIYAFIVSIVLFSVGGLFALYEAYEKFHDPHGIEGPFWWVPLAVLVGAIIAEGFSFRTAIHEANHLRGRQGWVRFVRNAKQPELPVVLLEDFGALIGLVFALFGVSMTLVTGDGVWDAFGTAMIGLLLVAIAIVLALETKSLLIGESATANDVAAIERAIQEDGTRIIHLKTLHLGPEELLVAAKFSVPEGATGAAIAQAIDDAENRIRSAVPTARVIYLEPDIYRASV, encoded by the coding sequence ATGTCCGCAAGTGGCGGAAACAAGGCCGTGGTGGCCGCTCTGTCCGCGAATCTCGCCATTGCCGCGATGAAGTTCGTGGCGTATGCCTTCACTCTCAGCAGTTCGATGCTGGCCGAGGCGATCCATTCCGTGGCCGATTCCGGGAACCAGTTGCTGCTCCTGCTCGGCGGGAAACGCGCTAAGCGCGCCGCCGATGCAGAACATCCCTTCGGGTACGGGCGTGAGCGGTACATCTACGCGTTCATCGTCTCGATCGTCCTGTTCAGTGTGGGTGGTCTGTTCGCCCTCTATGAGGCGTACGAGAAGTTCCACGATCCGCACGGCATCGAGGGGCCGTTCTGGTGGGTCCCGCTCGCCGTCCTGGTGGGCGCGATCATCGCCGAAGGCTTCTCCTTCCGCACCGCGATCCACGAAGCGAACCACCTCCGCGGCCGTCAGGGCTGGGTGCGCTTCGTCCGCAACGCCAAGCAGCCCGAGCTGCCCGTGGTCCTGCTGGAGGACTTCGGCGCGCTCATCGGTCTGGTGTTCGCCCTCTTCGGCGTGTCCATGACCCTGGTGACCGGTGATGGTGTCTGGGATGCCTTCGGCACCGCCATGATCGGTCTCCTGCTCGTCGCCATCGCCATCGTCCTCGCGCTCGAGACGAAGTCGCTGCTGATCGGCGAATCCGCCACCGCGAACGACGTCGCCGCGATCGAACGCGCCATTCAGGAGGACGGCACCCGCATCATCCACCTCAAGACCTTGCACCTCGGACCGGAGGAACTGCTGGTGGCCGCCAAGTTCAGCGTCCCGGAAGGCGCCACGGGCGCTGCGATCGCTCAGGCCATCGACGACGCCGAGAACCGGATCCGCAGCGCCGTCCCCACGGCGCGGGTGATCTACCTCGAGCCGGACATCTACCGCGCCTCCGTCTGA
- a CDS encoding SIMPL domain-containing protein (The SIMPL domain is named for its presence in mouse protein SIMPL (signalling molecule that associates with mouse pelle-like kinase). Bacterial member BP26, from Brucella, was shown to assemble into a channel-like structure, while YggE from E. coli has been associated with resistance to oxidative stress.): METPTRTISVTGHASAPAVPDIATAHLSIETLAGTVEEAFAQSGRTMDALRDALHSSGVEPRDVATTDRSLRAERKWRDGRDDGLLGYIARGTVRVTLRSLPAAAGILQSAIAAGGEEARLEGFSLDVSDPTAVRSQAREAAWQDALARASQLAASSGVTLDQVLRIEEGSAGGGLPPIAFARVAAAPQADGAIQAGEQDVQVSLSVTWSLA; the protein is encoded by the coding sequence ATGGAAACACCGACACGGACCATCTCCGTCACCGGGCATGCGAGCGCCCCGGCGGTGCCGGACATCGCGACGGCACACCTGAGCATCGAAACACTGGCCGGAACGGTGGAGGAGGCGTTCGCGCAGTCCGGGCGCACCATGGACGCCCTGCGGGACGCGCTGCACTCGTCGGGCGTCGAACCGCGCGACGTCGCCACCACCGACCGCTCGCTCCGCGCCGAGCGGAAATGGCGTGACGGGCGCGACGACGGCCTGCTGGGCTACATCGCCCGTGGCACGGTGCGCGTGACACTCCGCTCTCTGCCCGCCGCGGCGGGGATCCTGCAGAGCGCCATCGCGGCCGGAGGGGAAGAGGCCCGGCTCGAGGGGTTCTCCCTCGACGTCTCCGATCCCACCGCGGTCCGGTCGCAGGCGCGTGAGGCCGCCTGGCAGGACGCCCTCGCCCGGGCGTCCCAGCTCGCGGCTTCGTCGGGGGTCACCCTCGACCAGGTCCTCCGGATCGAGGAAGGCTCGGCCGGTGGCGGGCTTCCTCCCATCGCCTTCGCCCGGGTCGCCGCGGCACCGCAGGCGGACGGCGCCATTCAGGCGGGCGAGCAGGACGTCCAGGTGTCGCTCAGCGTCACGTGGTCCCTCGCCTGA
- a CDS encoding MFS transporter, which yields MARPRLTSAALTRAIVALALGGFAIGTVEFAMMGLLREVEHGLHLTTPQAGTLISAYALGVCVGAPLLAAFGARLPRKRLAIGLMLFYALANASSMLADSYGAMALSRFISGLPHGAYFGIAAVIAASLVPATKRGWAISMVMTGLTVANVIGVPFATWLGQNFGWQLLFALVSVIALLTAGAIALFVPFEASIPGASIRRELGALKRVQVWMALLIGTIGFGGFFATYTYISHTMTEVSHLPESLIPLVVAIYGLGMVIGTIVGGRLADKSVMGSIYRALIAIAIALVLYTLAAPWAPAALIMVFVVGGIGSLLTTPLQTRLLDASPDAPSLASSLNHAALNLANAAGAFLGGVVIALGYGYTAPALVGAVLALLGLGVALTSGRLERRFPVQSVHHDIEH from the coding sequence ATCGCGCGTCCTCGCCTCACCTCCGCCGCCCTCACCCGGGCGATCGTCGCCCTCGCCCTGGGCGGCTTCGCCATCGGCACCGTGGAATTCGCCATGATGGGCCTGCTCCGGGAAGTCGAGCATGGACTGCACCTGACCACGCCCCAGGCGGGAACGCTCATCTCGGCGTATGCCCTGGGCGTCTGCGTGGGCGCACCCCTCCTGGCCGCCTTCGGCGCTCGGCTTCCGCGCAAGCGCCTCGCCATCGGCCTGATGCTGTTCTACGCTCTCGCCAACGCTTCGAGCATGCTCGCGGACAGCTATGGCGCCATGGCCCTGTCACGCTTCATCTCCGGTCTGCCCCACGGCGCCTATTTCGGCATCGCGGCAGTGATCGCGGCGTCCCTCGTGCCCGCCACCAAGCGCGGCTGGGCCATCTCCATGGTGATGACGGGCCTGACCGTCGCGAACGTGATCGGCGTCCCCTTCGCGACGTGGCTCGGCCAGAACTTCGGATGGCAGCTGCTCTTCGCCCTCGTCTCGGTGATCGCCCTGCTCACGGCCGGCGCCATCGCGCTCTTCGTGCCGTTCGAAGCGAGCATCCCGGGCGCCAGCATCCGCCGGGAGCTCGGCGCCCTCAAGCGCGTCCAGGTGTGGATGGCACTGCTGATCGGCACCATCGGATTCGGCGGGTTCTTCGCCACGTACACGTACATCTCGCACACCATGACCGAGGTGAGCCATCTTCCGGAGAGCCTGATCCCCCTCGTGGTCGCCATCTACGGCCTGGGCATGGTCATCGGCACCATCGTGGGTGGCCGCCTCGCGGACAAGTCCGTGATGGGTTCCATCTACCGTGCGCTCATCGCGATCGCCATCGCGCTCGTCCTGTACACCCTGGCCGCCCCATGGGCGCCCGCTGCCTTGATCATGGTCTTCGTGGTCGGCGGCATCGGTTCGCTCCTCACCACTCCCCTGCAGACCCGTCTGCTGGACGCTTCCCCGGACGCTCCCAGCCTCGCGTCGTCGCTCAATCACGCCGCGCTCAACCTGGCGAACGCGGCCGGCGCCTTCCTGGGCGGTGTCGTGATCGCCCTGGGCTACGGCTACACGGCACCCGCCCTCGTGGGCGCGGTGCTCGCGCTGCTGGGCCTCGGCGTGGCGCTCACAAGCGGACGCCTGGAGCGCCGCTTCCCAGTCCAGTCCGTGCATCACGACATCGAGCACTGA
- the priA gene encoding bifunctional 1-(5-phosphoribosyl)-5-((5-phosphoribosylamino)methylideneamino)imidazole-4-carboxamide isomerase/phosphoribosylanthranilate isomerase PriA, whose translation MTQTQLPVLELLPAVDVVDGQAVRLVQGEAGSETSYGTPLEAALNWQQNGAEWVHLVDLDAAFDRGDNAEILREVVTSLDLKVELSGGLRDDASLERALVDLGVARVNLGTAALENPEWTARAIERFGDRIAVGLDVRGTTLAGRGWTKEGGDLWEVLARLEDAGCARYVVTDVTKDGTLQGPNVELLRQMVEKTGKPVVASGGISSLADLEALRALVPLGVEGAIIGKALYSGAFTLPEALDVAGRR comes from the coding sequence ATGACCCAGACCCAGCTTCCCGTCCTTGAGCTGCTGCCCGCCGTCGACGTCGTCGACGGCCAGGCCGTGCGGCTCGTCCAGGGCGAGGCCGGCAGTGAGACCAGCTACGGCACGCCGCTCGAGGCCGCGCTCAACTGGCAGCAGAACGGCGCCGAATGGGTGCATCTGGTGGACCTGGACGCCGCTTTCGACCGGGGCGACAACGCGGAGATCCTCCGTGAAGTGGTGACCTCGCTCGATCTGAAGGTCGAGCTGTCCGGAGGTCTGCGGGACGATGCCAGCCTGGAGCGCGCCCTGGTCGACCTCGGCGTGGCCCGCGTGAACCTCGGGACCGCGGCGCTGGAGAACCCCGAATGGACCGCCCGTGCGATCGAGCGGTTCGGTGACCGGATCGCCGTCGGCCTGGATGTCCGCGGCACCACGCTCGCCGGCCGCGGCTGGACGAAGGAGGGCGGTGACCTCTGGGAGGTGCTCGCCCGCCTGGAGGACGCCGGCTGCGCACGGTACGTCGTGACGGATGTGACGAAGGACGGCACGCTCCAGGGCCCGAACGTCGAGCTTCTGCGTCAGATGGTGGAGAAGACCGGGAAGCCGGTCGTCGCTTCGGGCGGCATCTCGAGCCTCGCCGATCTGGAGGCGCTGCGTGCGCTGGTCCCGCTCGGCGTCGAAGGAGCGATCATCGGCAAAGCCCTGTACTCCGGCGCCTTCACGCTGCCCGAAGCGCTCGACGTGGCCGGACGCCGCTGA
- a CDS encoding DUF1844 domain-containing protein, translated as MSTFEHEDHGTAAGDPAAGHTRDIAEVPAVEVISTAAVHLMSAAAVKLGLADDPNAEDLKDLDEARKLITALAGFITAAAPEIGSQHAGPLRDGLRTLQLAFREASLIKDEPGKGPGEKFTGPVN; from the coding sequence ATGAGCACTTTTGAACACGAAGACCACGGCACCGCTGCGGGCGACCCCGCCGCCGGGCACACCCGCGACATCGCCGAAGTCCCCGCGGTCGAGGTCATCTCCACCGCGGCCGTCCACCTCATGAGCGCCGCCGCCGTGAAGCTCGGCCTCGCGGACGATCCGAACGCCGAGGACCTCAAGGACCTCGATGAGGCCCGCAAGCTGATCACCGCACTGGCGGGCTTCATCACGGCGGCCGCCCCCGAGATCGGCTCCCAGCACGCCGGCCCATTGCGTGACGGCCTGCGCACCCTGCAGCTCGCGTTCCGCGAAGCCTCCCTCATCAAGGATGAGCCCGGCAAGGGCCCCGGCGAGAAGTTCACCGGCCCCGTCAACTGA
- the infC gene encoding translation initiation factor IF-3 encodes MRLVGPAGEQVGIVRIEDALRLAAEADLDLVEVAPQAKPPVCKLMDFGKYKYEAAVKAREARKNQTNTVLKEIRFRLKIDKHDYETKRGHALRFLGAGDKVKAMIQFRGREQQRPEMGIRLLQRFAEDVAEVGVIESTPRIDGRNMVMVIGPLKNKAEAKAEARRAAQRAEAKAQNEAKAQAESDRVDTDNATPLSNNLGEQLAEALKASESAAVEAPLEDVAADEAVVEEAPVEEAPVEEAPAEEVVVEEAPVKEAPVEEPKPAAKPAAAKPAAAPKPAAKPAAAPKPSMPKPGTPKPGARKAN; translated from the coding sequence GTGCGGTTGGTCGGCCCAGCCGGTGAGCAGGTGGGTATCGTCCGCATCGAGGACGCCCTCCGTCTGGCCGCAGAAGCAGACCTTGATCTCGTTGAGGTTGCGCCTCAGGCCAAGCCGCCTGTCTGCAAGCTGATGGACTTCGGCAAGTACAAGTACGAAGCCGCAGTGAAGGCACGCGAGGCCCGGAAGAACCAGACCAACACGGTCCTGAAGGAAATCCGGTTCCGCCTGAAGATCGACAAGCACGACTACGAGACCAAGCGCGGTCACGCACTGCGCTTCCTCGGCGCCGGTGACAAGGTCAAGGCCATGATCCAGTTCCGTGGCCGTGAGCAGCAGCGTCCCGAGATGGGCATCCGCCTTCTCCAGCGCTTCGCCGAAGACGTGGCCGAGGTCGGCGTCATCGAGTCCACCCCGCGCATCGACGGCCGCAACATGGTCATGGTGATCGGTCCGCTCAAGAACAAGGCCGAAGCGAAGGCCGAAGCCCGTCGCGCCGCACAGCGTGCCGAGGCCAAGGCTCAGAACGAAGCCAAGGCCCAGGCCGAGTCGGACCGTGTGGACACGGACAACGCCACTCCGCTGAGCAACAACCTCGGTGAGCAGCTCGCCGAGGCTCTGAAGGCCAGCGAGTCCGCAGCGGTGGAGGCACCGCTTGAGGATGTCGCAGCTGACGAGGCCGTCGTCGAAGAGGCTCCGGTCGAAGAAGCTCCCGTCGAGGAGGCTCCGGCTGAGGAAGTCGTCGTCGAAGAGGCTCCCGTGAAGGAAGCCCCGGTGGAGGAGCCGAAGCCGGCTGCCAAGCCTGCGGCTGCCAAGCCCGCTGCGGCGCCGAAGCCGGCTGCGAAGCCTGCCGCCGCGCCGAAGCCGTCCATGCCGAAGCCGGGCACTCCCAAGCCCGGTGCCCGCAAGGCCAACTAG